The genomic interval gtttttgtattcaggTCAAATTCACTGAGTTTAAAGTTGTCAATGTTCTGGCTGTGTGTAATATGCCATTTGAAATAAGACTCCCAGAATTTACCAAGAAAAATCGCCCTAATGCTAGGTAAGTGTTCTCATATCTGATGTAACATGCTGATGtgatttctttgtaaaatgtttgaattttattacattttccaccTCTAGAATGGAAAATGGGGAATATTAAACATTGAGATAAAAGACAAAATGGCATAAAACACCTTTAATATTCAATGTAAAGTAATTGATAGAAGTGAAGTGTTTAGGCTTCTTGAACATAATCATTGCTGGTGCATTTGGGGAATATTAAAGTGAAGGGAAGATGAAGAGTAATAGAGGCTATTCTACAATTCAGAAAAGGAGACTTTATAAAGTAAGgtctttacatattttgtttttgtgcagttATGAACCTGAGCTTCACCCTGCAGTTTGCTATAGAATAAAGACTTTAAGAACAACACTGCAGATTTTCTCGACTGGAAGTGTCACAGTAACAGGTAATATTTGTATTGATACTTTTCACATATCTTTTCATATTCCTAAAACAGTTGTGAaccaatatgaatttttttatctcTATATTAATGTTCCTAAAAGTTTGATctcttaaaagtttaaaaaagtagcctagtgttcaaaccagaattttttttaagacggggtggcagcccctgtattgtgacccaataattcagtcaccacccaaaaacagactgGTTGTCACTACagcaatgttttttgttgttgttgtttttaagcGAATCTGCCATTTATATAGAAGGTCCATTGATGCTTGCCagccctccccctccccctccccctttacaTGTCACCCAATATGTGTGGGTGAAAATTGTACCTTTTTAAAGGGTAAAGGTAGAATTACACTTACATTGCCCTTATTGCAGTCATCGCCCTTCTGGGTACAAACCTGTTTCAGGTAAAATCTCATGGGAAGATGCTCTTGCAATGGATTTGAGTGTCTTACCACAAACATTAGCTTTAACTGCACTCTACAGGTATCTGCCTGGTAATGCCACACCTTGCTTTGCAAAAGATGGAGGCAAAGTAAGAATATTTCCAATACTCTACCATTTGCATTTATGCGTTTCACTCACAGTAGGTGATTTAGGAAGGTGGAGGGGCCAGCATAAGTGGACTGCAAGGTATGGTTTTCTTTGGTTTCTTTCTATGTTTTTTGGAGTGGAGTGCCAGTGGAATTTAAGGTACAGCATAATACATATTCACGACTGTCAGTGTTTGATAAGGAGTATTGTAGGTCTTGGCATAATGGTAAGTCCACTTGTATGGAACACATAGGGATTTGCCTGCTTATTGTTCTGAGAGATATATGGTCATCCTATATCATAATAAGTATAGGCTTGTGAAAGGAACACTCTTGGATACTTTGTTGCCCTTCAGCAGGTAGGCAGGTTTGGTTTAAATTTCTGCTATATTCCAGTATGGGTGTGAATCAGGTTGGATGAGACAGTTTATTCTTAAATTGGAACCAATGTCCCATTgtgaaaattggtgatcaggaaggtgtttattgcagaaagggacaaNNNNNNNNNNNNNNNNNNNNNNNNNNNNNNNNNNNNNNNNNNNNNNNNNNNNNNNNNNNNNNNNNNNNNNNNNNNNNNNNNNNNNNNNNNNNNNNNNNNNNNNNNNNNNNNNNNNNNNNNNNNNNNNNNNNNNNNNNNNNNNNNNNNNNNNNNNNNNNNNNNNNNNNNNNNNNNNNNNNNNNNNNNNNNNNNNNNNNNNNNNNNNNNNNNNNNNNNNNNNNNNNNNNNNNNNNNNNNNNNNNNNNNNNNNNNNNNNNNNNNNNNNNNNNNNNNNNNNNNNNNNNNNNNNNNNNNNNNNNNNNNNNNNNNNNNNNNNNNNNNNNNNNNNNNNNNNNNNNNNNNNNNNNNNNNNNNNNNNNNNNNNNNNNNNNNNNNNNNNNNNNNNNNNGTGTTTtccctgaaatttatttttaagtggcAGTTCACAATTTTCCCTTTTCTTGAAACAGGTAAAGTAGTAGAGTTTTACCTTAAATGAGATTATAGTGTGTGTTTCACAATTTATTCTCACTTTGGATTCCATCTTTGCCCACCTTTAATCTTTAAGCTACCAGCCCACTCCCAAAATCTTGAGGCGTTCCTCCGCTTCTGTTTGAATGTGGAAAATCCTATTATTTACAAGGGATATTGTCTGTTATTGGGAACTTGTTATAGATTGCCTCTGCATAGGAATGATGAAGATTTTTCAATGATGATGAAAgctatattaaaatgtaacacaagTGTGCTCACCTACTGTGCACATGCTGTCATGAGGTTAAGGATTACATCTTGATTGTTAAAAAGGTATTACATTTTGAGTTTATTTGATATAGAATTATACAGTTCTTTATTGTGTTGATGGCGCATTGCTTGgtgcacacatttttttgtacactttccttgatatatatttagaaattggTCTTTATACAATCCCACTCATGGTCTCATATCTATTTTCAGTCATGAGCAAGGGTCAGTCTCCATATTTAATTCATATTCATGAGAAAGGGTCTTTGGGGCATCcccaaatataaacaataatacttaataataataataataataataataatattattattgttagagtaaatactttttgttgtttactattaatatatatttttattaaggttagCTATGTtgctgtgtatgtgtatatgtaaaaattgtattgaagacattccttatttatttatttatttttctgcaggtCCAAACGTGCAAACCGTTGCCACTGCCGTGGAGCACATTTACCCATTTGTGTTTGAAAGCAGGAAAGAGATTTTGTAAATAACCACTCCATGGACACCATCCCTTTTAACCACTTCATTAACTGAGGTTTTAAGCCCAGGCACCTTTTAAAATAATACCGGACCAATTGAGGGCAACACTTCCTTTACCTTGTTGTCCGTCGCAGTGTTGCCACTTTGTGGATTCAGAGACATTTACGTGTTTTTAAGAAAGGACTGTTCACAAGATGTGGACCTGCTGCTTTTAATCATCCGTGCTATTTATTTGTGAAGTAATTCCCATGCATTCAAATGGAGCATTCTGTAAAGACATGCACtaatgcaaagcatttttttgagcttgtgatttatttatagtattttacattttttccccctTATGGGcaccaaagaaaatgtaaaagttttcttcTCACTCAttgaatgtgtgtttttataaaagTTCCATTGTCATagcacatatactttttttttctctctgtgtaaatattttttaattaaatgactttgcttaaacttttctttcttttatcgTTTCTATCAATCACTTGCAGATAGGATCTATGTTATATtcatcacaaatattttattgcaaatggttATTGTACTAAACTGTTAAAGGTAAATACTGAAGGTGCTGCTCCAAACTGCACTTGGACTTCAAATGGCAACAGGTGCAGGATTCAGGGATTTTTAAATACCTAACCATGGATCAGCGAATGGCAGGAGGGGTGTCCTCTGTCCAAAGGATGAGAGGCAATAGTCTGATGGCGAAGTGTGGTGTGCCTTGGgtactgtattgttttttaaacagttcAGGAGTGTGGTtccttttacatacaaaatttcATACAAGGGCATGCTCCTAGTAACAGTACCTTCTTTTTCAGGCCGACTGCTATGTAATAAGCAATACCTTTGTCAGCCTGGTATGTGCAGGAGGGTTGGCTATTGAGCCGCATGAGCATTGCCTAATGGTTCTTGAGAGATTGTTTCCACTTGGTACAATAGGGtgccattcatttaaaaaaaaaacaacatatgtatGCTACATTTCTGTGTGATGTGCTGTTGTTTGGctgcccattaaaatgaatggactGCCAAATGGAGTTTAAGATAATGCTTgtgcctttaaaaagaaaacacacacacacacccatatTAAGAGCAGACTCTAAGGGTGCCATGGTAAATTAATGGCATCACACAGCGGATTTGCTTTACTGTGAATTGTAGGGGATTTCTTCTAAGAAACTTTGATAGCAGTGAATACACATGCTTGAGATCTACCAAGAAGCTATTGTAAATTTTTACACAGATCTTACAACATTGTATGCAGTACAAAACATTGTGTCTGCTGCAAACTTGACAGCCAGTCTATTATCTGGCACTCTAGGGGGGATTTGTTATTTAAACACCCCTTTTCCAACCTTCCCAATTGTATaactatatagtatatttatgGAAGTTAAGTTGTGGATTAGTTCTACCCCACAAAGTTCAAGGTCCTGTTGAATAAGGTAAAACCCTTTCCAATATGTTTATAGAGTCATCCCTGTTACCAGCCAGTATGCAAGAGAAAATGGTGCTGGGGGACCACTGTACCCATGTTAGATTATGGACAACAATTAGCTAGCATTTGTATGTGTAGCTGTAGTCTTtggatgttttgttttgttttttttaaagcttgatcTCCCTGCAAGAGGTCAGGTTAATTGGCAATCCTGGAAATATTGTTTGTTTCTCAGCAATGAGATGAATGGGATTATATAGCCGCAGTTGACGGAGTCTCACAAGAATCTGGTGTTCCGACAGAATAAAAATGAGAAGCCTGTGAAGGTGTTGGAGGtccagaaggaaaagaaaaaaagcctccAGTTGGAGTATATGGGGAAGAAGAATCAGAATCTGGGAATAACATTGCAACAGGAAGACAGCTGACTGTACAGGGTTTTTCACCCAAAAGGACttatttgttattaaacaggatttatatagcaaaaacattatacacagtgctgtacaataaataggggttgcaaatgacagacagatacagacagtgacgcaggaggaggagaggaccctgccctgaagagcttagaCATATGGCAGGGTGGAAAGTAGtcagggttttaagagacagaagaaggctgGCAAGTTTGATATGTTGACAtacattttggatacattttttacatgtttagaaCTGCTGTAGATTTATTCTGAGTGGCCATCTGACAGCTTAAATTCAAGTAAAGGTACATGTggacaatacatttatatttttaaccactttaaaaaaatggtttgtacATTAGCACTAAAGTGTGTTCCATACCAAATAATTCTACTTACCTCTCagtcccccccccctcttttttaaGCTCTGTCTACCCCTCTTCCACTCTTTATTTATTCCTCCAATTTTCTCCTTTGCTTCTCTGACCCCTCccctatccatttttttttccaacccccCTCTCTATTTTCTCCGTTCTTCCCCTTTCATTTTTTCCCTCAGTTTTCATCATCTGTCCTTCATCCTCCACCTCTCCTCCTCATCCTTCATTTTTACCTCTCTAAACCCCTCCAACCTTCTTCCCCTAACCAATGCTTCCCCTCCTTGCTCTTCCACATTCCTTCCTCTgccttttttctttctacttcCCTTCCTCCTNNNNNNNNNNNNNNNNNNNNNNNNNNNNNNNNNNNNNNNNNNNNNNNNNNNNNNNNNNNNNNNNNNNNNNNNNNNNNNNNNNNNNNNNNNNNNNNNNNNNNNNNNNNNNNNNNNNNNNNNNNNNNNNNNNNNNNNNNNNNNNNNNNNNNNNNNNNNNNNNNNNNNNNNNNNNNNNNNNNNNNNNNNNNNNNNNNNNNNNNNNNNNNNNNNNNNNNNNNNNNNNNNNNNNNNNNNNNNNNNNNNNNNNNNNNNNNNNNNNNNNNNNNNNNNNNNNNNNNNNNNNNNNNNNNNNNNNNNNNNNNNNNNNNNNNNNNNNNNNNNNNNTCCTCCTTCATTGATTCCTTTCTGTCCTCCCCACCCCTCCACGCCTACACCTTTAGTCCCCTCTTGTACCTTCTCCAAAGCCCCCTTTCTTTtccatccccctcccctctcctccaCTTCCCCAATCCATACCTCCTGCCCTTTTCTCCAATCCTCCTCCTTCCCCAATCATCTCCCCTCGCCTTTTTTCCTCTCCCCCTCCTCCACACCTCACTTCCTCCCAACTTTTCCCTGCCTCCTCCTTACCCACTTTTCTTCCCCTTTCCCCAATATTTCCTTCTTGCCTCCCCTTCCCAATCTACCCCTCTCCTCCCTTCCTTCCTCCTATACCCTCTCTCTTCTTTCCACCTacccctcccttccctatttttcAATCCTCCGCCTGCTTCTACCCTCCCTCATCTTCCCTAATCCACCCCTCTCCTTTCTTTTTCCCATAGCCCTGTCCTCCACACCTCTCCTTTTCCTTCTTCActcccccctccttcctttcaacattccccccacctcctttcctccttccttcccttttcCCCAATCCTCCCCCTTATCTCCTGCATACACCCATGATCAGCTGCCCAGGCTGGGGATGGAGCTGGCTGAATAGATTGCTGATGCAACATTTTGTCAGGATCCAGCACACCCCGTCAGAAGGCCTGACAATggttgctataaaaaaaaaaaaagtaaacggCCTGTAGGTTCCATCAGGAATGTCTTCCCCTCCTATTATTGTGTacacttctcccacctcctagattgtaagctcttctgggcagggtcttctcaaCTTGTGTCactctttgtatctgtctgtcatttgcaaccctatttaatgtacgcctctgtgcaatatgttggtgctatataaatcctgtttattaatattaataataataagaataataagaagaaga from Pyxicephalus adspersus chromosome 4, UCB_Pads_2.0, whole genome shotgun sequence carries:
- the TBPL1 gene encoding TATA box-binding protein-like 1, translating into MDAESDVALDILITNVVCVFRTRCHLNLRKIALEGVNVIYKREVGKVLMKLRKPRITATIWSSGKVICTGATSEEEAKLGARRLARSLQKLGFLVKFTEFKVVNVLAVCNMPFEIRLPEFTKKNRPNASYEPELHPAVCYRIKTLRTTLQIFSTGSVTVTGPNVQTVATAVEHIYPFVFESRKEIL